The Dehalococcoidia bacterium genome has a window encoding:
- the mscL gene encoding large conductance mechanosensitive channel protein MscL — MKLLNEFKQFLLRGNVVDLAVAVVIGAAFGAVVTALVADFITPLIAAVFGEQDFSALDFTINDSVFRYGHFLNALIAFVAIAAVVFFLVIRPVNALISRSRKQPPADPTTRKCPECLSEIPLEAHRCKFCTSQVPPVAGK, encoded by the coding sequence ATGAAGCTACTTAATGAGTTCAAGCAGTTTCTGTTACGAGGAAATGTGGTCGATCTGGCCGTTGCAGTCGTCATCGGCGCCGCCTTCGGTGCGGTAGTGACTGCACTGGTTGCCGACTTTATTACGCCTCTGATCGCCGCCGTATTCGGCGAACAAGATTTCTCAGCTCTCGACTTCACTATTAACGACAGTGTCTTCAGGTACGGCCACTTCCTCAATGCGCTGATCGCATTCGTGGCGATCGCCGCCGTAGTGTTCTTCCTCGTTATCAGACCGGTCAATGCCTTGATATCCCGGTCCCGAAAGCAGCCGCCCGCGGATCCGACCACGCGCAAGTGCCCGGAGTGTCTCAGTGAGATTCCTCTTGAGGCGCATCGCTGCAAGTTCTGCACTTCACAGGTGCCTCCGGTAGCAGGCAAATAA